The proteins below are encoded in one region of Oreochromis niloticus isolate F11D_XX linkage group LG6, O_niloticus_UMD_NMBU, whole genome shotgun sequence:
- the dennd1c gene encoding DENN domain-containing protein 1B isoform X1, producing the protein MGSRLKQNPERTFYWFFEATCPVARDKDPGVLFQFPEDFSDEESYQTLPRFCFPYDIQRVRDGVAVQHFTFVLTDLEGCQRFGFCRLTNSTHTCLCILSYLPWFEVFYKLLNNLADYLSKGQTSEMKVLLASLYNQPLPLAAGSVTLQMGEQVLVSTEVSHPVGHSEGQKGVPYFIAPDPRSLPSIPENRNLTELIVAVDVGNLLQLYASMLFERRILIFASKLSTLTSCVHALSAVLYPMYWQHIFIPVLPPHLLDYCCAPMPYLIGVHTSLSERVRSRGLEEVVILNVDTNTLETPFDDHKRIPSDVMSGLKMCLKRQAVSPGCGVSQAFLKAQALLFGGYRDALQPNEEGEICFCENLFLDHKSPSMKQFLQSAVHLQCFKQFIDARLDILNNKNEPDDLFEEEIIKCESTAGRSKSYQQLVGNLKKGGGALILNMKSKANMRAKVLAKSGLKNLLIHKVNDEEHTLQRGGSVSHRRAQSDCLQNRLPITQHFGRSRPRRPAQKSKTHRDKDIMKDSEDAWDGAMSGSRTEPASELQKDEEEEEDDDDDDDDDDGEEDDALLCDEEEMDLLGEIFDTLSSRSSHDRGLLYGTRSLDLFGPDSHDFITRRVPTNPSQESLSLSISGSGSLHSWNLETTEELSDLTADTDLPCMDTSVPEEEGLENMNMQSENKTEEPKIGHRQDGKKQEEVTGAINGNQAEETDDQNKFKEVKLEENIEKQDQGEGVSLGEDPVNEISAKSDEGLKENKEDEQNKTEEVNAEPEMETHESAKAREEEKESQLEKNEEVRGSLSKLINPNPQHPNSVEEEENKGKEVVPDTTVPSGPQIPAVDPNPTSVQEKKIEIEARKLEQEVKQTPSPPKVLSAAARFQSQGSTQNFQVKSKVKAFTEPGKPCTVFRNRENAQMPCDSNTSETNNRTEEAEEEERPPVKVSELKKRFEA; encoded by the exons ATGGGCTCCAGACTGAA ACAAAACCCTGAGCGAACCTTCTACTGGTTCTTTGAAGCAACTTGCCCTGTAGCCAGAGACAAAG ATCCTGGAGTGCTGTTTCAGTTTCCAGAAGACTTCAGTGATGAG GAGTCCTATCAAACATTGCCCAGGTTCTGCTTCCCGTATGATATACAAAG AGTGAGAGATGGGGTGGCTGTGCAGCACTTTACTTTTGTTCTAACTGACCTTGAGGGATGCCAACGCTTTGGCTTTTGCCGTCTCACCAACAGCACACATACCTGCCTTTGTATTCTAAG CTATCTTCCATGGTTTGAAGTGTTTTACAAACTACTCAACAACTTGGCTGACTATCTCTCAAAAGGGCAG ACCAGTGAAATGAAAGTGCTTTTGGCATCACTCTACAACCAGCCCCTTCCACTGGCTGCTGGATCCGTCACCCTGCAGATG gGAGAGCAGGTTTTGGTCAGCACAGAAGTGTCCCATCCTGTTGGACACTCAGAGGGACAAAAGGGG GTTCCATACTTCATCGCTCCAGACCCCAGAAGTCTTCCTTCCATACCTGAAAAT AGGAACTTGACCGAGTTGATTGTGGCAGTAGACGTGGGGAACCTGCTTCAGCTGTATGCCAGTATGCTGTTTGAGAGACGCATCCTCATCTTTGCCAGCAAACTCAGCACT CTGACATCCTGTGTGCATGCACTCAGCGCTGTGCTATACCCCATGTACTGGCAACACATCTTCATACCTGTCCTCCCACCACACTTACTGGACTACTGCTG TGCACCCATGCCTTACCTAATAGGGGTCCACACCAGTCTATCTGAG AGGGTGAGGAGTCGTGGGTTGGAGGAAGTTGTTATTCTGAATGTGGATACTAACACCCTGGAAACCCCTTTTGACGACCATAAGAGGATACCTTCAGATGTG ATGTCCGGATTGAAGATGTGTTTGAAGCGCCAAGCGGTGTCACCTGGATGTGGTGTCTCTCAGGCCTTCCTGAAGGCTCAGGCTCTGCTCTTTGGAGGCTACAGGGATGCACTGCAGCCTAATGAG GAAGGAGAAATATGTTTCTGCGAAAACCTGTTTTTAGATCACAAATCTCCGAGTATGAAGCAGTTCCTTCAGAGTGCTGTTCATTTGCAGTGCTTCAAACAG ttcatTGATGCTCGTTTGGATATTctgaataataaaaatgaaccaGATGATCTCTTTGAGGAGGAGATTATAAAGTGTGAATCCACAGCAG GAAGAAGTAAATCCTATCAACAGTTAGTTGGTAATTTAAAG AAAGGAGGAGGTGCTCTCATCCTCAACATGAAGTCCAAAGCAAACATGAGA GCCAAAGTTCTTGCCAAGTCAGGTCTGAAAAACCTGCTGATACATAAG GTTAACGATGAAGAGCACACCCTTCAGAGAGGTGGATCGGTATCACACCGCCGTGCCCAATCTGACTGCCTGCAGAACCGCCTACCAATCACACAGCACTTCGGGAGG TCACGTCCCCGTCGACCTGCTCAGAAGTCTAAGACTCATAGAGACAAGGACATCATGAAAGACAGTGAAGATGCATGGGATGG agcTATGTCTGGGTCCAGGACTGAGCCTGCCTCTGAGCTCCAGaaggatgaagaagaagaagaagatgatgatgatgatgatgatgatgatgatggtgaggaGGACGATGCACTGCTGTGTGATGAAGAAGAGATGGATCTTCTTGGGGAGATCTTTGATACACTGAGCTCTCGTAGCTCCCATGACCGTGGCCTGCTGTACGGTACCCGCAGCCTGGATCTGTTTGGGCCAGACAGCCATGACTTCATCACACGG CGTGTGCCAACCAATCCAAGCCAAGAGAGCCTGTCTCTGTCCATCAGTGGCAGTGGCAGTTTGCACAGCTGGAATCTGGAAACAACAGAGGAGTTATCAGACCTGACAGCGGACACTGACTTGCCATGCATGGACACTAGTGTACCAGAGGAGGAAGGGTTGGAGAATATGAATATGcagtcagaaaacaaaacagaagagcCAAAAATTGGACACAGGCAGGACggaaaaaaacaggaagaagtgACAGGAGCAATAAATGGGAACCAAGCAGAGGAAACTGATGATCAAAATAAGTTTAAGGAAGTAAAGTTAGAGGAAAATATAGAGAAACAAGATCAGGGAGAGGGTGTAAGTTTAGGGGAGGACCCGGTTAATGAAATATCTGCCAAGAGCGATGAAggcttaaaagaaaacaaagaggatGAGCAAAACAAGACAGAGGAGGTAAATGCAGAACCTGAGATGGAAACACATGAAAGTGCAAaagcaagagaagaagaaaaagagagccAACTGGAGAAAAATGAAGAGGTAAGAGGATCTTTAAGCAAACTTATAAACCCAAATCCTCAACATCCCAACTCTgtggaagaagaggaaaataaaGGTAAGGAGGTCGTTCCAGATACTACAGTCCCTTCTGGACCTCAGATTCCTGCTGTTGACCCTAACCCTACATCAGTCCAAGAAAAAAAGATTGAAATAGAAGCAAGAAAACTGGAGCAAGAGGTAAAGCAGACCCCTTCTCCTCCTAAAGTGCTATCTGCTGCAGCACGCTTTCAGTCTCAAGGATCCACCCAAAACTTCCAGGTAAAGTCCAAGGTTAAGGCCTTTACCGAACCTGGGAAACCTTGCACTGTGTTCAGAAACAGGGAGAATGCACAAATGCCATGTGACTCAAATACATCAGAAACAAACAACCGCACGGAGGAAGCTGAAGAGGAAGAACGACCTCCAGTCAAAGTGTCAGAACTGAAGAAGAGATTTGAAGCTTAA
- the dennd1c gene encoding DENN domain-containing protein 1B isoform X2 produces MGSRLKQNPERTFYWFFEATCPVARDKDPGVLFQFPEDFSDEESYQTLPRFCFPYDIQRVRDGVAVQHFTFVLTDLEGCQRFGFCRLTNSTHTCLCILSYLPWFEVFYKLLNNLADYLSKGQTSEMKVLLASLYNQPLPLAAGSVTLQMVPYFIAPDPRSLPSIPENRNLTELIVAVDVGNLLQLYASMLFERRILIFASKLSTLTSCVHALSAVLYPMYWQHIFIPVLPPHLLDYCCAPMPYLIGVHTSLSERVRSRGLEEVVILNVDTNTLETPFDDHKRIPSDVMSGLKMCLKRQAVSPGCGVSQAFLKAQALLFGGYRDALQPNEEGEICFCENLFLDHKSPSMKQFLQSAVHLQCFKQFIDARLDILNNKNEPDDLFEEEIIKCESTAGRSKSYQQLVGNLKKGGGALILNMKSKANMRAKVLAKSGLKNLLIHKVNDEEHTLQRGGSVSHRRAQSDCLQNRLPITQHFGRSRPRRPAQKSKTHRDKDIMKDSEDAWDGAMSGSRTEPASELQKDEEEEEDDDDDDDDDDGEEDDALLCDEEEMDLLGEIFDTLSSRSSHDRGLLYGTRSLDLFGPDSHDFITRRVPTNPSQESLSLSISGSGSLHSWNLETTEELSDLTADTDLPCMDTSVPEEEGLENMNMQSENKTEEPKIGHRQDGKKQEEVTGAINGNQAEETDDQNKFKEVKLEENIEKQDQGEGVSLGEDPVNEISAKSDEGLKENKEDEQNKTEEVNAEPEMETHESAKAREEEKESQLEKNEEVRGSLSKLINPNPQHPNSVEEEENKGKEVVPDTTVPSGPQIPAVDPNPTSVQEKKIEIEARKLEQEVKQTPSPPKVLSAAARFQSQGSTQNFQVKSKVKAFTEPGKPCTVFRNRENAQMPCDSNTSETNNRTEEAEEEERPPVKVSELKKRFEA; encoded by the exons ATGGGCTCCAGACTGAA ACAAAACCCTGAGCGAACCTTCTACTGGTTCTTTGAAGCAACTTGCCCTGTAGCCAGAGACAAAG ATCCTGGAGTGCTGTTTCAGTTTCCAGAAGACTTCAGTGATGAG GAGTCCTATCAAACATTGCCCAGGTTCTGCTTCCCGTATGATATACAAAG AGTGAGAGATGGGGTGGCTGTGCAGCACTTTACTTTTGTTCTAACTGACCTTGAGGGATGCCAACGCTTTGGCTTTTGCCGTCTCACCAACAGCACACATACCTGCCTTTGTATTCTAAG CTATCTTCCATGGTTTGAAGTGTTTTACAAACTACTCAACAACTTGGCTGACTATCTCTCAAAAGGGCAG ACCAGTGAAATGAAAGTGCTTTTGGCATCACTCTACAACCAGCCCCTTCCACTGGCTGCTGGATCCGTCACCCTGCAGATG GTTCCATACTTCATCGCTCCAGACCCCAGAAGTCTTCCTTCCATACCTGAAAAT AGGAACTTGACCGAGTTGATTGTGGCAGTAGACGTGGGGAACCTGCTTCAGCTGTATGCCAGTATGCTGTTTGAGAGACGCATCCTCATCTTTGCCAGCAAACTCAGCACT CTGACATCCTGTGTGCATGCACTCAGCGCTGTGCTATACCCCATGTACTGGCAACACATCTTCATACCTGTCCTCCCACCACACTTACTGGACTACTGCTG TGCACCCATGCCTTACCTAATAGGGGTCCACACCAGTCTATCTGAG AGGGTGAGGAGTCGTGGGTTGGAGGAAGTTGTTATTCTGAATGTGGATACTAACACCCTGGAAACCCCTTTTGACGACCATAAGAGGATACCTTCAGATGTG ATGTCCGGATTGAAGATGTGTTTGAAGCGCCAAGCGGTGTCACCTGGATGTGGTGTCTCTCAGGCCTTCCTGAAGGCTCAGGCTCTGCTCTTTGGAGGCTACAGGGATGCACTGCAGCCTAATGAG GAAGGAGAAATATGTTTCTGCGAAAACCTGTTTTTAGATCACAAATCTCCGAGTATGAAGCAGTTCCTTCAGAGTGCTGTTCATTTGCAGTGCTTCAAACAG ttcatTGATGCTCGTTTGGATATTctgaataataaaaatgaaccaGATGATCTCTTTGAGGAGGAGATTATAAAGTGTGAATCCACAGCAG GAAGAAGTAAATCCTATCAACAGTTAGTTGGTAATTTAAAG AAAGGAGGAGGTGCTCTCATCCTCAACATGAAGTCCAAAGCAAACATGAGA GCCAAAGTTCTTGCCAAGTCAGGTCTGAAAAACCTGCTGATACATAAG GTTAACGATGAAGAGCACACCCTTCAGAGAGGTGGATCGGTATCACACCGCCGTGCCCAATCTGACTGCCTGCAGAACCGCCTACCAATCACACAGCACTTCGGGAGG TCACGTCCCCGTCGACCTGCTCAGAAGTCTAAGACTCATAGAGACAAGGACATCATGAAAGACAGTGAAGATGCATGGGATGG agcTATGTCTGGGTCCAGGACTGAGCCTGCCTCTGAGCTCCAGaaggatgaagaagaagaagaagatgatgatgatgatgatgatgatgatgatggtgaggaGGACGATGCACTGCTGTGTGATGAAGAAGAGATGGATCTTCTTGGGGAGATCTTTGATACACTGAGCTCTCGTAGCTCCCATGACCGTGGCCTGCTGTACGGTACCCGCAGCCTGGATCTGTTTGGGCCAGACAGCCATGACTTCATCACACGG CGTGTGCCAACCAATCCAAGCCAAGAGAGCCTGTCTCTGTCCATCAGTGGCAGTGGCAGTTTGCACAGCTGGAATCTGGAAACAACAGAGGAGTTATCAGACCTGACAGCGGACACTGACTTGCCATGCATGGACACTAGTGTACCAGAGGAGGAAGGGTTGGAGAATATGAATATGcagtcagaaaacaaaacagaagagcCAAAAATTGGACACAGGCAGGACggaaaaaaacaggaagaagtgACAGGAGCAATAAATGGGAACCAAGCAGAGGAAACTGATGATCAAAATAAGTTTAAGGAAGTAAAGTTAGAGGAAAATATAGAGAAACAAGATCAGGGAGAGGGTGTAAGTTTAGGGGAGGACCCGGTTAATGAAATATCTGCCAAGAGCGATGAAggcttaaaagaaaacaaagaggatGAGCAAAACAAGACAGAGGAGGTAAATGCAGAACCTGAGATGGAAACACATGAAAGTGCAAaagcaagagaagaagaaaaagagagccAACTGGAGAAAAATGAAGAGGTAAGAGGATCTTTAAGCAAACTTATAAACCCAAATCCTCAACATCCCAACTCTgtggaagaagaggaaaataaaGGTAAGGAGGTCGTTCCAGATACTACAGTCCCTTCTGGACCTCAGATTCCTGCTGTTGACCCTAACCCTACATCAGTCCAAGAAAAAAAGATTGAAATAGAAGCAAGAAAACTGGAGCAAGAGGTAAAGCAGACCCCTTCTCCTCCTAAAGTGCTATCTGCTGCAGCACGCTTTCAGTCTCAAGGATCCACCCAAAACTTCCAGGTAAAGTCCAAGGTTAAGGCCTTTACCGAACCTGGGAAACCTTGCACTGTGTTCAGAAACAGGGAGAATGCACAAATGCCATGTGACTCAAATACATCAGAAACAAACAACCGCACGGAGGAAGCTGAAGAGGAAGAACGACCTCCAGTCAAAGTGTCAGAACTGAAGAAGAGATTTGAAGCTTAA
- the LOC100703003 gene encoding tubulin beta-4B chain — protein MREIVHLQAGQCGNQIGAKFWEVISDEHGIDPTGTYHGDSDLQLDRINVYYNEASGGKYVPRAILVDLEPGTMDSVRSGPFGQIFRPDNFVFGQSGAGNNWAKGHYTEGAELVDSVLDVVRKEAESCDCLQGFQLTHSLGGGTGSGMGTLLISKIREEYPDRIMNTFSVVPSPKVSDTVVEPYNATLSVHQLVENTDETYCIDNEALYDICFRTLKLTTPTYGDLNHLVSATMSGVTTCLRFPGQLNADLRKLAVNMVPFPRLHFFMPGFAPLTSRGSQQYRALSVPELTQQMFDAKNMMAACDPRHGRYLTVAAVFRGRMSMKEVDEQMLNVQNKNSSYFVEWIPNNVKTAVCDIPPRGLKMAATFIGNSTAIQELFKRISEQFTAMFRRKAFLHWYTGEGMDEMEFTEAESNMNDLVSEYQQYQDATAEEGEFEEEGEEEVA, from the exons ATGCGTGAGATTGTGCACCTGCAGGCCGGGCAGTGCGGGAACCAGATTGGAGCCAAG TTCTGGGAGGTGATCAGTGATGAGCACGGCATCGACCCAACAGGAACCTACCACGGAGACAGTGACCTGCAGCTGGATAGAATCAACGTCTACTACAATGAAGCTTCAG GTGGAAAATATGTGCCTAGGGCCATCTTAGTAGATCTGGAGCCAGGCACTATGGACTCTGTCCGCTCTGGGCCTTTCGGACAGATCTTCAGGCCAGACAACTTTGTCTTTG GTCAGAGTGGAGCGGGTAATAACTGGGCGAAGGGCCACTACACGGAGGGAGCCGAGCTGGTGGACtctgttctggatgtggtgagAAAGGAGGCTGAGAGCTGCGACTGCCTTCAGGGCTTCCAGCTCACACACTCTCTGGGTGGCGGTACTGGCTCTGGTATGGGAACTCTGCTAATCAGCAAGATCCGTGAGGAGTATCCAGATCGTATCATGAACACCTTCAGTGTGGTGCCCTCTCCTAAG GTGTCAGACACAGTGGTGGAGCCCTACAACGCCACACTGTCTGTCCACCAGCTGGTTGAAAACACAGACGAGACTTACTGCATTGACAACGAGGCCCTGTATGACATCTGCTTCCGCACCCTCAAGCTCACCACTCCCACTTACGGAGACCTCAACCACCTGGTCTCCGCCACCATGAGTGGGGTCACGACTTGCCTCCGTTTCCCCGGTCAGCTCAATGCTGACCTCCGCAAGCTGGCTGTCAACATGGTTCCCTTCCCTCGTCTGCACTTCTTCATGCCCGGCTTTGCTCCACTCACCAGCAGGGGTAGCCAGCAGTACAGAGCCCTCTCTGTGCCCGAACTCACTCAGCAGATGTTCGATGCCAAGAACATGATGGCCGCCTGCGACCCACGCCACGGCCGCTACCTCACCGTGGCCGCTGTGTTCCGTGGGCGCATGTCCATGAAGGAGGTGGATGAGCAGATGCTGAATGTGCAGAATAAAAACAGCAGCTACTTCGTGGAGTGGATCCCCAACAACGTCAAGACAGCCGTGTGCGACATCCCGCCCCGTGGCCTCAAGATGGCCGCGACCTTTATCGGCAACAGCACTGCTATCCAGGAGCTGTTCAAACGCATCTCTGAGCAGTTCACGGCCATGTTCCGCCGCAAGGCCTTCCTCCACTGGTACACCGGCGAGGGTATGGATGAGATGGAGTTCACTGAAGCGGAGAGCAACATGAACGACTTGGTGTCCGAGTACCAGCAGTACCAGGATGCTACAGCCGAGGAGGGAGAGTttgaggaggagggagaggaggaggtggcCTAA